The window CGGGCGGCCAGGTCAAGGCCCGCGGGGTGCTCGTCGGGGAGATCCGCGAGGTCCGGGCGACGCCGCAGGGCGCCGAGATAGCGCTTGCCCTGGAGCCGGGCAAGGTGGACATGCTGCCCCGCACCGTTTCCGCGCTGCTCGTCCCGAAGACGCTGTTCGGCGAGCGGTACGTGCAACTGTCCATTCCGGACGGTGCCAGGGCCCCGCACCTGAGCGCCGGCGACGTCATCGCGCAGGACCGCTCGGCCAACGCGATCGAGCTGGAACGCGTCTTCGACAACCTCCTGCCGCTGCTCAAGGCCGTCCAGCCGCAGAAGCTCGCGACGACGCTCACCGCGGTGTCGACGGCGTTGCAGGGCCGCGGCGAACAGCTCGGGCAGACGATCGGCACCGCCGCGGACTACCTGAAGGACTTCACCCCCGACCTGCCGACCCTCACCAAGGACATCCACGACCTGGCCACGGTCTCGAACCTCTACGGCGACATCGCGCCCGACCTGCTCGACGCGCTCACCTCGTCGGCCGTCACGCTCAACACGGTCCACGAGAAGCAGGCCGACCTCGCCGGGGTCTACCAGCAGGTGACGTCGTCGTCCGAGGAGGTCACGACGTTCCTGCAGAACAACCGCGACAACCTCATCGCACTGGCCGCCGACAGCCGCGCGCCGCTCGAAGTCGCCGCGAAGTACTCCCCCAGCTTCGCCTGCACGATCGGTTCGCTGAGCGCCCTGAAGGGATCCATGGACAAGGTCCTCGGCGCCGACCGCGGCGAACCGGGCCTGCACGCCGAGGTCACGGTGACCGCCGACAGCGGCAAGTACCTGCCCGGCAAGGACGACCCGCGTTTCACCGCCGGCGGCGAGCCGCGCTGCTACCCCTCCGGCGTCGCCCCGACCACCGGCACCGCCGCCGCGGCCCCCGGCACCACCGGGCACCCGCTGCTCACCGGCGGCCAGGGCGACCTCGGCGTCGCGAACTCGCCGCAGGAGGAGCAGCTGCTGGCGACGCTGGTCGCGCCGTCGATCGGCGTGCCCACGGCCGACGTCCCGGAGTGGAGCAGCGTGCTCGTCGGGCCGCTCTACCGCGGCACGGAGGTGAAGCTCAAGTGAGGAACATCGCCTCCCCGCTCATCAAGAGCCTGATCTTCATCGTCGTCACGGCGCTGGCGACGACGCTGCTGGCCGTGTCCATCACGAACTCCGGCGTCGGCGGGACCCAGCGGTACACGGCGAAGTTCCTCGACGCCACCTCGCTCAACACCGGGGACGACGTGCGCATCTCCGGCGTCCGCGTCGGCCAGGTCGAGTCCCTCGACATCAGCGACCACAACCGGGCGCTCGTCGGGTTCTCGCTCGACCAGGGCCGCCGGCTGCCCGCCGACGTCCACGCCGTCATCAAGTACCGCAACATGGTCGGCCAGCGCTACATCGCCCTCGAACGCGGCACCACCGGCACCCGCGACCTGCTGCCCGAAGGCGGCGAGATCCCCCTGGAGCGCACGACCCCGGCCCTGGACCTCACCGACCTGTTCAACGG of the Amycolatopsis sp. NBC_01488 genome contains:
- a CDS encoding MCE family protein, with the protein product MRRETRRKAGIRTAGVLFLVVLGVLVTLSIKVYDKDFVATVPVTLKADRIGNQLSPGGQVKARGVLVGEIREVRATPQGAEIALALEPGKVDMLPRTVSALLVPKTLFGERYVQLSIPDGARAPHLSAGDVIAQDRSANAIELERVFDNLLPLLKAVQPQKLATTLTAVSTALQGRGEQLGQTIGTAADYLKDFTPDLPTLTKDIHDLATVSNLYGDIAPDLLDALTSSAVTLNTVHEKQADLAGVYQQVTSSSEEVTTFLQNNRDNLIALAADSRAPLEVAAKYSPSFACTIGSLSALKGSMDKVLGADRGEPGLHAEVTVTADSGKYLPGKDDPRFTAGGEPRCYPSGVAPTTGTAAAAPGTTGHPLLTGGQGDLGVANSPQEEQLLATLVAPSIGVPTADVPEWSSVLVGPLYRGTEVKLK